The Daucus carota subsp. sativus chromosome 7, DH1 v3.0, whole genome shotgun sequence genome window below encodes:
- the LOC135148038 gene encoding non-specific lipid-transfer protein Cw18-like, translating into MAKIVYLTMVFATFLAAFLMVEQGEAFTCGTTLQERTKQLCDPFHRGEQQEPSAECCNSLKAFRDTAKTREERIELCRCVQDRSNRNRAGVPAPDARIPKIDALPAKCGLPFIYSADRKFDCNTVN; encoded by the exons ATGGCGAAGATTGTGTACTTGACGATGGTTTTTGCCACATTTTTGGCGGCTTTTCTGATGGTGGAGCAAGGGGAGGCTTTTACCTGCGGGACAACATTACAAGAACGTACAAAGCAACTTTGTGATCCATTTCACAGGGGTGAACAGCAGGAGCCATCTGCTGAGTGTTGCAACTCATTAAAAGCATTCCGTGATACGGCCAAGACTAGAGAAGAGAGGATTGAGTTGTGTCGTTGCGTGCAGGATCGTTCTAATAGAAACAGAGCTGGTGTTCCTGCTCCAGATGCTCGTATTCCTAAAATAGACGCTCTTCCTGCAAAATGCGGACTTCCATTTATATACTCTGCAGATCGTAAATTCGACTGTAACAC CGTAAACTAA